From the Tripterygium wilfordii isolate XIE 37 chromosome 6, ASM1340144v1, whole genome shotgun sequence genome, one window contains:
- the LOC120000699 gene encoding uncharacterized protein LOC120000699, with translation MGDKVKWSLKNTDGREKDTTKCCGFHQVHGHKTTECKTLLCEVNDLVNYGHLHNLLTERGKVLLAKRKEKATEDGIPEPTETIVVIVGGLEISGISHSTAKRNARAAINPEARKGRPTKTSSDQVITFNDSEATDLLDPHHDALVISIQVANCIIKQVLINNRSLANVLMLSTLKKMNIDENHVV, from the coding sequence ATGGGAGATAAAGTGAAGTGGTCGTTGAAGAACACTGACGGAAGAGAAAAGGATACCACCAAATGTTGTGGGTTTCATCAAGTCCATGGGCATAAAACCACCGAATGCAAGACCTTACTCTGCGAAGTGAATGACTTGGTCAACTATGGCCATTTACATAACCTGTTGACCGAAAGAGGAAAGGTTCTTCTAgccaaaagaaaggaaaaagccACAGAAGACGGCATACCAGAGCCCACCGAAACTATTGTAGTCATCGTCGGGGGGTTGGAGATTAGTGGAATTTCTCACTCGACTGCCAAAAGAAATGCCAGAGCCGCCATCAACCCAGAAGCAAGGAAAGGGCGGCCGACAAAGACTTCTTCTGACCAAGTGATAACATTTAATGATAGTGAGGCAACCGATTTGTTGGATCCACACCACGATGCACTTGTCATTTCCATCCAGGTGGCAAATTGTATAATCAAGCAAGTATTGATCAACAACAGGAGTTTGGCGAACGTCTTGATGTTGAGCACCCTCAAGAAGATGAACATTGATGAAAATCATGTTGTTTGA